Proteins encoded within one genomic window of Aerococcus viridans:
- a CDS encoding MurR/RpiR family transcriptional regulator, giving the protein MARNILQTINEMLKDLPKSEQKIGQLVLERPKDVIQMNATELAKEAKSSPAGVIRFCHSIGISGFTALKLALSAQTSQRGDLNYTDIDADEGLDTIKEKLATNASVVFADTNVSLLNQDIDQVTDWIMASPVVFLYGLGASNIVAQDFRQKFTRIGKQVMVTQDQHELVAAMAIAPKDSLYIGISNSGERAEGTIVMKMAKELGLKTISLTKAGTNTLANLADIPLHTADTKEALLRSGATISLLAQLYAIDLLFFSYMTKNYDTHVQNLALTKEATTAIESFYQD; this is encoded by the coding sequence ATGGCAAGAAATATCCTTCAAACAATCAATGAAATGCTGAAAGACTTACCTAAGTCTGAACAAAAAATTGGTCAACTTGTTTTAGAGCGGCCAAAAGATGTTATCCAGATGAACGCGACCGAGCTCGCAAAAGAGGCCAAGTCAAGTCCAGCGGGGGTTATCCGTTTTTGTCATTCGATTGGGATCAGTGGCTTTACCGCCTTAAAACTCGCTTTATCTGCTCAAACGAGTCAAAGAGGCGATTTAAACTACACGGATATTGATGCAGACGAAGGTCTTGATACCATCAAAGAAAAGTTGGCAACCAATGCCAGTGTAGTCTTTGCTGATACCAACGTCAGTCTCTTAAACCAAGATATCGATCAAGTGACGGACTGGATTATGGCTAGTCCAGTGGTCTTTTTATACGGACTTGGTGCATCAAATATTGTAGCCCAAGACTTCCGGCAAAAATTTACCCGGATTGGTAAGCAAGTCATGGTAACGCAAGACCAACACGAACTAGTCGCAGCCATGGCTATTGCCCCAAAAGACTCACTATATATTGGAATTTCCAATTCAGGTGAAAGAGCTGAAGGGACTATTGTCATGAAAATGGCTAAAGAACTGGGTTTGAAAACGATTTCCTTAACTAAAGCGGGTACCAATACGCTTGCCAATTTAGCCGATATTCCCTTACATACAGCGGACACCAAGGAGGCTTTGTTACGGAGTGGGGCAACCATTTCCTTGTTAGCCCAGCTTTATGCCATTGACCTGCTGTTCTTTTCTTATATGACGAAAAATTATGACACCCATGTTCAAAATTTGGCCTTAACTAAAGAAGCAACCACCGCAATCGAAAGCTTTTACCAAGACTAA
- a CDS encoding PTS transporter subunit EIIC, giving the protein MAKISNEARLAQAIYQHIGGPTNTSKVYNCMTRVRIDIKDDQKVDMESLKQVDGVMGVVEDGDTLQVVVGPGTAAKVATIMADQGHVQQGRQVQENLDQDLTSGRSEAERITAENKNKQKQKNNTPFKQALKVIASIFVPLIPAFVGAGIIGGIASIIQNMLTAGALEPGMWDNIFLVLKILQNGLFAYLNIYIGINAARVFGATEGLGGVVAGVTYLTGMLPEAPLPNIFTGGDLAAGQGGVIGVIIAVYLLSLIEKSLRKFIPDAIDIIVTPTISLLVVGMMTIFLIMPIAGFISTSLVGAINWILQVGGAFAGFILGATFLPLVMFGLHQILTPIHIEMIAATGKTVLLPILAMAGAGQVGAAFALWLKCRQNKQLTNIIKGSLPVGILGIGEPLIYAVTLPLGRPFVTACLGGGIGGAVLGAIGGVGATAIGPSGVALIPLIADGQWPAYVMGLVAAYIGGFILTYFFGVPQTAQAPSEITGSPSNTMEALDNL; this is encoded by the coding sequence ATGGCTAAAATCAGTAATGAAGCACGTTTAGCACAAGCAATTTACCAACATATTGGCGGACCAACTAACACGAGCAAAGTGTACAACTGTATGACTCGAGTCCGGATCGACATCAAAGACGACCAAAAAGTTGACATGGAATCCTTGAAACAGGTAGATGGCGTCATGGGCGTTGTTGAAGACGGAGACACCTTGCAAGTGGTTGTAGGTCCAGGGACGGCAGCCAAGGTAGCCACTATTATGGCTGACCAAGGGCATGTCCAACAAGGACGCCAAGTTCAAGAAAACCTTGACCAAGATTTAACTTCAGGGCGTTCTGAAGCTGAACGAATCACTGCAGAAAATAAAAATAAACAAAAACAAAAGAATAATACACCTTTTAAACAAGCCCTAAAAGTCATTGCGTCGATTTTTGTGCCTTTAATTCCTGCCTTCGTTGGGGCCGGTATTATTGGTGGGATTGCCTCAATTATTCAAAATATGTTGACCGCGGGTGCATTAGAGCCTGGCATGTGGGACAACATTTTCCTTGTCCTTAAAATCCTTCAAAATGGGCTATTTGCCTACTTAAATATTTACATTGGTATTAATGCTGCCCGGGTATTCGGTGCAACAGAAGGCCTTGGTGGGGTTGTTGCAGGGGTTACTTACTTAACTGGTATGTTACCTGAGGCGCCACTTCCAAATATCTTTACAGGTGGCGACTTAGCGGCAGGTCAAGGTGGGGTCATCGGGGTTATTATCGCCGTTTACCTCTTGTCATTAATTGAGAAAAGCTTACGTAAATTTATTCCAGATGCCATCGATATCATCGTAACGCCAACCATTTCTCTACTAGTTGTTGGGATGATGACCATTTTCTTGATTATGCCAATCGCAGGATTTATCTCCACTTCACTTGTTGGTGCCATCAACTGGATATTACAAGTAGGTGGTGCATTTGCCGGCTTTATCTTGGGTGCAACATTCCTACCTTTAGTCATGTTTGGATTACATCAAATCCTGACCCCAATTCATATTGAAATGATTGCGGCTACAGGTAAAACCGTACTACTACCCATCCTTGCTATGGCAGGTGCCGGTCAAGTCGGTGCCGCCTTCGCGCTCTGGTTAAAATGCCGCCAGAACAAGCAATTAACCAACATTATTAAAGGGTCTCTACCAGTAGGTATTTTAGGCATCGGTGAACCCTTGATTTATGCCGTAACCCTGCCTTTAGGTCGTCCCTTTGTCACAGCCTGCCTAGGGGGCGGTATCGGTGGTGCAGTCTTAGGTGCAATCGGTGGCGTTGGTGCTACTGCCATTGGACCATCGGGTGTTGCCTTAATTCCATTGATTGCTGACGGACAATGGCCAGCATATGTCATGGGTCTTGTTGCAGCTTATATAGGTGGCTTCATCCTGACTTACTTCTTCGGTGTGCCCCAAACTGCCCAAGCCCCAAGTGAGATTACAGGATCACCATCAAATACCATGGAAGCATTAGACAATTTATAG
- a CDS encoding class I SAM-dependent methyltransferase gives MSVENINQLFGVLHDSTILIQEALEFSYLEALFETLQNLADGEVQQIDQRPSDEEAEQLREIYSNINLQEYEAEDIRKAVQFAFIEGEKADQLQANYHMTPEAIAVLMGYFATKLVDHGHLADKADHTEITFFDSTMGTGNLYAIIYNALKASGYKIQGFGYDNDDLMLSIADVSTRLQDIPANLYLGDSLQNLIVPPSDLIVGDLPLGYYPVDEVADTYSSAKNREEGQHAFVHYLMVEQGLRYLKPNGWGIYIVPAGLIQDENIKTLIEAIGEHGYFQALLSLPSNLFNNEKSRKAILLVQKAGDKAKQSENVLVGEIPDLKSQEELPKFLGAFENFLEKMK, from the coding sequence ATGTCAGTAGAAAATATCAACCAATTATTTGGTGTATTGCATGACTCAACGATTTTGATTCAAGAAGCGCTGGAGTTTTCTTACCTAGAAGCTTTATTTGAAACTTTGCAAAATCTTGCTGATGGTGAAGTGCAACAAATCGACCAACGACCAAGTGATGAAGAAGCTGAACAATTGAGAGAGATTTATAGTAATATCAATCTCCAAGAATATGAAGCTGAAGACATTCGTAAGGCGGTTCAATTTGCCTTTATTGAAGGGGAAAAAGCTGATCAATTACAAGCTAATTATCATATGACACCTGAAGCTATCGCGGTTTTAATGGGGTACTTTGCTACTAAACTGGTAGACCATGGGCATTTAGCTGATAAAGCAGACCATACGGAGATCACCTTCTTTGATTCGACAATGGGGACTGGAAACTTGTACGCCATTATTTATAACGCTTTGAAGGCATCTGGTTATAAAATTCAAGGATTTGGTTATGATAACGATGACTTAATGTTGTCAATCGCGGACGTTTCCACCCGTCTACAAGATATCCCAGCTAATTTATATTTAGGAGATTCATTACAAAATCTGATTGTCCCACCAAGTGATCTAATTGTAGGTGACCTACCCTTAGGCTATTATCCTGTAGATGAAGTAGCTGACACCTATTCTTCAGCTAAAAACCGTGAGGAAGGTCAACATGCTTTTGTTCATTATTTGATGGTAGAACAAGGGTTACGTTACTTGAAACCGAATGGTTGGGGTATTTATATTGTGCCTGCTGGCCTTATCCAAGATGAAAATATTAAGACCTTAATTGAAGCTATAGGTGAGCATGGTTATTTCCAAGCTTTATTGTCACTACCAAGCAATCTTTTCAATAATGAGAAATCTAGAAAAGCTATTTTATTAGTGCAAAAAGCGGGCGACAAGGCTAAACAAAGTGAGAATGTACTTGTTGGTGAAATTCCGGACTTGAAGAGTCAGGAAGAATTGCCAAAGTTTTTGGGAGCTTTTGAAAACTTTCTTGAGAAAATGAAGTAG
- a CDS encoding ABC transporter permease subunit (The N-terminal region of this protein, as described by TIGR01726, is a three transmembrane segment that identifies a subfamily of ABC transporter permease subunits, which specificities that include histidine, arginine, glutamine, glutamate, L-cystine (sic), the opines (in Agrobacterium) octopine and nopaline, etc.), with translation MKNFTFSSILLSIILSLGLVFAVGQTSVKATESEDTSGETYVIGLDDTFAPMGFRDGSGELVGFDIDLANAVADLYGWNLEFQPIDWVMKETELNSGNIDMIWNGYGITPEREEMVLFSEPYIESGQMVISKKGSDIDELSDLAGKTIATQSGSTSLTFMQEWPDDLYNQLADEPVLYPSYNEVFADLDADRVDAIYAGDIYSRYTLNQKGTLDEYEYFVDETSIEPMGVGFRKSDTALKEQVDAGIEELRQNGSYAEIEAKWFGEDSESTGSSNIVMTVLPSLLNGLKLTLLLFAIVLIISVPIGFLIGILRVFGPKWLQAIIEAYVFIMRGSPLMLQLMVIFFGLPYIGIAMDRFPAAVLAYVINYAAYFAEIFRGGISAVPDGQYESISVLGIGKMRGFRRIILPQVVNIVLPSIGNEVISLVKDTSLVYVIGLGELLRAGNIAANTYASLAPYLVAGAIYLIVTAVLTFVLRKFENQLKW, from the coding sequence ATGAAGAATTTTACATTTAGCAGTATATTATTATCAATTATTTTATCGTTAGGATTAGTTTTTGCTGTAGGACAAACATCGGTCAAAGCAACAGAATCTGAGGATACGAGCGGCGAAACTTATGTTATCGGTTTAGACGATACATTTGCGCCAATGGGGTTCCGTGATGGGTCAGGTGAATTAGTCGGCTTTGACATCGACCTGGCCAATGCTGTAGCCGACCTTTATGGGTGGAATTTAGAATTTCAACCAATAGATTGGGTGATGAAAGAAACTGAGTTAAATTCAGGTAATATCGATATGATCTGGAATGGTTATGGCATCACACCAGAACGTGAAGAGATGGTCTTATTCTCAGAACCTTATATCGAATCTGGACAAATGGTTATTAGTAAGAAGGGTTCAGATATTGACGAGCTTTCTGATTTAGCAGGTAAAACCATTGCCACTCAATCAGGATCAACATCCTTAACATTCATGCAAGAGTGGCCAGATGACCTATACAACCAATTAGCTGATGAACCAGTCTTATATCCTTCATACAATGAAGTATTTGCTGATTTGGATGCTGACCGTGTGGATGCTATCTATGCTGGGGATATCTATTCTCGCTATACATTAAACCAAAAAGGGACTTTAGATGAATATGAGTACTTTGTAGATGAAACATCTATTGAACCGATGGGGGTTGGTTTTAGAAAATCAGATACTGCATTAAAAGAACAAGTGGATGCGGGGATTGAAGAATTAAGACAAAACGGGTCATATGCTGAAATTGAAGCGAAATGGTTTGGTGAAGATTCAGAATCAACGGGCTCATCAAATATTGTGATGACAGTATTACCATCATTATTAAACGGATTAAAACTCACGTTGCTTTTATTCGCAATCGTATTAATCATTTCAGTACCAATCGGTTTCTTAATCGGCATCTTACGCGTGTTTGGACCAAAATGGTTACAAGCAATTATTGAAGCTTATGTTTTCATCATGCGTGGTAGTCCACTAATGCTTCAATTGATGGTGATCTTCTTCGGTTTACCATATATTGGTATCGCCATGGATCGATTCCCAGCAGCTGTTCTAGCATATGTGATTAACTATGCAGCTTATTTTGCAGAAATCTTTAGAGGTGGTATTTCAGCAGTGCCGGACGGTCAATATGAAAGTATTTCTGTATTAGGTATTGGTAAAATGCGTGGTTTTAGAAGAATTATCTTACCACAAGTAGTGAATATTGTATTGCCTTCAATTGGTAACGAAGTGATTTCCCTAGTAAAAGATACGTCATTAGTTTATGTGATCGGACTTGGCGAGTTACTAAGAGCCGGAAATATCGCTGCTAATACCTATGCATCGCTAGCACCTTACTTAGTTGCTGGGGCGATTTACTTAATCGTGACAGCAGTACTTACATTTGTCTTACGTAAATTTGAAAATCAATTGAAATGGTAA
- a CDS encoding amino acid ABC transporter ATP-binding protein, with the protein MSLKVAGLNKAYKDNQVIKDYNFEINPGEVVILLGRSGTGKTTFMRIINNLEEADRGTIEINGKVLSKDNGTKAVYSSNSERRAYQNELGMVFQDYQLFPNLTVIQNLIEAPLAQGLKNKEELIEDGKKLLADVGLSDKADVFPSTLSGGQKQRVAIARALMLNPSVLCFDEPTSALDRESANQIGGLITALAKNQGKAILIVTHDTEFGKQIGTRIESSTEFAK; encoded by the coding sequence ATGTCATTAAAAGTAGCAGGACTAAATAAGGCTTATAAGGATAACCAAGTGATTAAAGATTATAATTTTGAAATCAATCCTGGTGAAGTTGTGATTTTATTAGGGCGTTCAGGGACGGGTAAAACGACATTCATGCGTATTATAAACAATCTTGAAGAAGCAGACCGTGGTACGATTGAAATTAACGGTAAGGTCTTATCAAAGGATAACGGTACTAAAGCTGTCTATAGTTCAAATAGTGAGCGTCGAGCTTATCAAAATGAACTTGGCATGGTTTTCCAAGATTATCAATTGTTCCCAAATTTAACCGTGATTCAAAATCTGATTGAAGCACCCTTAGCACAAGGGCTTAAAAACAAAGAAGAATTGATTGAAGATGGTAAAAAACTATTAGCGGATGTTGGTTTATCTGATAAAGCAGATGTTTTCCCATCAACATTGTCTGGTGGTCAAAAGCAACGGGTGGCGATTGCTAGAGCTTTAATGCTAAATCCAAGTGTCTTGTGTTTTGATGAACCTACTTCAGCTTTGGATAGAGAATCTGCTAATCAAATCGGTGGCCTTATCACGGCCTTAGCTAAAAACCAAGGTAAAGCCATTCTGATTGTTACCCATGATACTGAGTTCGGTAAACAAATTGGAACTAGAATTGAGTCATCGACTGAATTCGCAAAATAA
- the rpmA gene encoding 50S ribosomal protein L27, with amino-acid sequence MLKFNLQFFAHKKGGGSTANGRDSQSKRLGAKRADGQEVSGGSILYRQRGTKIYPGVNVGRGGDDTLFAKVDGIVRFERKGRDQKQVSVYPVAAE; translated from the coding sequence ATGTTGAAATTTAATTTACAATTCTTCGCCCATAAAAAAGGGGGCGGGTCTACTGCCAATGGTCGTGACTCTCAATCAAAACGTTTAGGTGCTAAACGTGCTGACGGTCAAGAAGTTTCAGGTGGTTCAATTTTATACCGTCAACGCGGTACTAAAATTTACCCAGGTGTAAACGTAGGACGCGGTGGAGACGATACTTTATTTGCTAAAGTTGACGGAATCGTTCGCTTCGAACGTAAAGGCCGTGACCAAAAACAAGTATCAGTTTACCCAGTAGCTGCTGAATAA
- a CDS encoding ribosomal-processing cysteine protease Prp produces the protein MIQAIFKTDEKDQFVSFEVSGHAFAGEYGQDVVCAGVSAVVLSTVNNLTRMASIEPLIEADEENGGYLYVELTKDLSTEQGELAQMLLTSCYLALSEDVEANYGDFIHVSKTTKY, from the coding sequence ATGATTCAAGCAATCTTTAAAACTGACGAGAAAGATCAATTTGTTAGCTTTGAAGTTTCTGGCCACGCCTTTGCTGGTGAATATGGGCAAGATGTTGTTTGTGCAGGAGTATCCGCAGTCGTTTTATCGACAGTGAATAACCTGACACGTATGGCAAGTATCGAGCCACTTATTGAAGCCGATGAAGAAAATGGCGGTTACTTGTATGTTGAGTTAACCAAGGATCTCTCTACAGAGCAGGGTGAACTTGCTCAAATGTTATTAACAAGTTGCTATTTGGCCTTGTCTGAAGACGTTGAAGCCAATTACGGTGACTTTATACATGTATCCAAAACAACGAAATATTAG
- a CDS encoding acetate/propionate family kinase: protein MSKVIAVNAGSSSLKFKIYEVPNEEVVASGQIDRIGIGNSNISIKYGEGQKFEDVKDIDNHEVAIEFLLNQLGTLNIITSYDEISGTGHRVVAGGEIFKESTLLDDEAIQKIEELAEFAPLHNGPEARAIRAFQKVLPGKPAVGIFDTSFHSTMPEVAYLYSIPLEYYEEFGARRYGAHGTSHRYVANRAAELMGKPIEDLKIITCHLGNGGSITAVEGGKSVDTSMGFTPLAGITMGTRSGDIDTSLVQFLMKKLNITDIDDMVSILNNKSGLLGLSGVSSDMRDVEDAADNGDQRSQTTLEIFYDRVRKYIGQYIAVMGGVDAVVFTAGIGENSGRTRAEIIDDHMAFFGMKIDAAANDTRDEAKISSEDSKVAIYTIPTDEELVIVRDTVRLGNINE from the coding sequence ATGTCTAAAGTAATTGCTGTAAACGCAGGTTCTTCTAGTTTAAAATTTAAAATTTACGAAGTACCTAATGAAGAGGTTGTAGCTTCAGGTCAAATCGACCGTATTGGAATCGGTAACTCTAACATTTCTATTAAGTATGGTGAAGGCCAAAAATTTGAGGATGTTAAAGATATTGATAACCATGAAGTAGCTATTGAATTCTTATTAAACCAATTAGGCACTTTAAACATTATTACTAGTTATGATGAAATATCTGGTACTGGCCACCGTGTGGTAGCTGGTGGAGAAATATTTAAAGAGTCTACGTTATTAGATGATGAGGCAATTCAAAAAATTGAGGAGTTAGCAGAATTTGCACCTCTACATAATGGACCAGAAGCTCGAGCTATTCGCGCTTTCCAAAAAGTATTGCCTGGAAAACCTGCTGTCGGCATTTTTGATACATCATTCCACTCAACAATGCCTGAAGTAGCATATTTATATTCTATTCCATTAGAGTACTATGAAGAATTTGGTGCTCGTCGTTATGGTGCACATGGCACTTCACACAGATATGTAGCCAATCGGGCAGCTGAACTAATGGGTAAACCTATTGAAGATTTAAAAATTATTACTTGTCATTTAGGTAACGGGGGTTCTATTACTGCTGTAGAGGGTGGTAAATCTGTTGATACTTCTATGGGCTTCACACCATTAGCAGGTATTACAATGGGTACACGTTCAGGTGATATTGATACATCTTTAGTTCAATTTTTAATGAAGAAATTGAATATTACTGATATCGATGACATGGTCTCTATTTTGAATAATAAATCTGGTTTATTAGGTTTATCAGGTGTGTCATCTGATATGCGAGATGTTGAAGATGCAGCTGATAATGGTGACCAACGTTCACAAACTACCTTAGAAATCTTCTACGACCGCGTACGTAAATACATTGGTCAATACATCGCTGTAATGGGTGGCGTTGATGCCGTTGTATTTACAGCAGGTATTGGTGAAAACTCTGGCCGTACACGTGCAGAAATCATTGATGACCATATGGCATTCTTCGGTATGAAGATCGATGCTGCAGCAAACGATACACGTGATGAAGCAAAAATTTCTAGCGAAGATTCGAAAGTTGCTATCTACACGATTCCAACGGACGAGGAGTTAGTAATCGTTCGCGATACTGTACGTTTAGGTAACATTAACGAATAA
- a CDS encoding Spx/MgsR family RNA polymerase-binding regulatory protein, with protein MLKIYGLKQCSTTQKVKKHLEEQGLTFGEIIDIRDQPPVAEEIAWALDQVDGKYTKILNTSGGLYRELGLKDKLTDMSEEAFLALLSEQGMLIKRPLIVGDQVATAGSKVDFLDRIWLSK; from the coding sequence GTGCTAAAAATATATGGCTTAAAACAATGTTCCACAACACAAAAGGTGAAAAAACACTTGGAAGAACAAGGGTTAACCTTTGGGGAAATTATCGACATCCGTGATCAACCACCCGTGGCTGAAGAAATTGCCTGGGCACTGGACCAAGTAGACGGTAAATATACAAAAATATTAAATACATCAGGCGGTTTGTACCGTGAATTAGGCTTAAAAGACAAGCTAACCGATATGTCAGAAGAGGCATTTTTAGCCTTACTGTCTGAACAGGGCATGTTAATTAAACGACCATTAATTGTAGGCGACCAAGTCGCTACAGCAGGATCAAAAGTCGATTTTTTGGACCGGATCTGGTTAAGCAAATAA
- the murQ gene encoding N-acetylmuramic acid 6-phosphate etherase encodes MSVEINQLTTEKRNPNTMHLDQMSVGQVLELMNKEDQQVPEAIAEALGQIEAAIEMIIQSLKAGGRLIYFGAGTSGRLGVLDAAECVPTFGVSPDLVVGLIAGGDKAMVEAVEGAEDSLTLAEEDFKKLNLNANDTVVGIAASGRTPYVIGGLQYAQSIGAKTVSIACNQQAKISRFAQIPVEVDCGPEVLTGSTRLKAGTAQKLILNMLSTVSMIGIGKVYQNLMVDVQATNEKLAERSKRIIMAATECTYEDAVRYFEAANQNVKVAIVMILTNLDATEASQKINAANGFVNQVIK; translated from the coding sequence ATGAGTGTAGAAATTAATCAGTTAACGACTGAGAAGCGGAATCCAAATACGATGCATTTGGACCAGATGTCAGTTGGTCAAGTACTTGAGCTGATGAATAAGGAAGACCAACAGGTGCCTGAAGCGATTGCGGAAGCGCTTGGACAAATTGAAGCGGCGATTGAAATGATTATTCAGTCTTTAAAAGCTGGCGGCCGGTTAATTTATTTTGGGGCCGGAACGTCTGGTCGCTTAGGCGTCTTGGATGCAGCTGAGTGTGTACCGACTTTTGGGGTCTCACCAGACTTGGTGGTCGGCTTGATTGCGGGTGGCGACAAGGCCATGGTTGAAGCGGTTGAGGGCGCTGAGGATTCCCTGACCTTGGCAGAAGAAGATTTCAAAAAGTTGAACTTAAATGCCAATGATACAGTTGTTGGGATTGCTGCTTCGGGCCGAACGCCTTATGTAATTGGGGGCTTGCAATACGCCCAAAGTATTGGTGCGAAAACGGTGTCTATTGCCTGCAATCAGCAAGCGAAGATTAGCCGTTTTGCTCAAATTCCTGTTGAAGTAGATTGTGGGCCAGAAGTTTTAACTGGATCTACACGGTTAAAAGCTGGCACAGCCCAAAAGTTGATTTTGAATATGTTATCGACAGTTTCGATGATCGGCATCGGGAAAGTCTATCAAAACTTGATGGTGGATGTGCAAGCGACCAATGAAAAGTTAGCAGAACGGTCCAAAAGGATTATTATGGCAGCAACTGAATGTACTTATGAAGATGCAGTACGCTATTTTGAAGCAGCCAATCAAAATGTCAAAGTCGCCATCGTGATGATTTTAACCAATTTAGATGCGACAGAAGCTAGTCAAAAAATAAATGCAGCCAATGGTTTTGTTAACCAAGTAATCAAATGA
- a CDS encoding DUF871 domain-containing protein, with amino-acid sequence MYGFSVYLNEAIDRDYIDRMFAAGFTGIFTSIHIPEDDPTAFLDRMRDLGAIAKAYDLSLVVDISGTSLHKIGGSFEDIRPVIDLGITGLRIDYGIGFETVARLSREINIALNASTLTAQDLDQLRYYQVDLSHITAWHNYYPRPETGLGMDTFKHHNRWLKSTGLRTMAFVPGDDKMRGPIHAGLPTVEAHRSLHPMAGTLDLITNGHIDDVYIGDPAISRDVLFQFKEYIEKNKICLRVESARDAVAEQVEWILGDHTNRQDAAALVVRSQESRRQLRPNDSIKAVNTSARQFGAITVDNEGYGRYQGEVQICKVDLLEDEKVNVVGRVTQADRDLIAFIGPGQTFKLLHK; translated from the coding sequence ATGTATGGTTTTTCCGTATATTTAAATGAGGCAATTGACCGTGATTACATCGATCGCATGTTTGCTGCTGGTTTTACTGGTATTTTTACATCAATCCACATTCCAGAAGATGATCCCACTGCCTTTCTAGATCGAATGCGGGACCTTGGAGCCATCGCGAAGGCTTATGACTTGTCGCTAGTCGTGGATATTTCAGGGACCAGCCTCCATAAAATTGGTGGGTCATTTGAAGATATCAGGCCGGTCATTGATCTAGGGATTACGGGTTTGCGGATTGATTATGGCATTGGATTTGAAACGGTAGCTCGTTTAAGTCGTGAAATTAATATCGCTTTAAATGCGAGCACACTGACTGCACAAGATCTAGATCAACTCCGCTATTATCAAGTGGATTTAAGCCATATCACCGCTTGGCATAACTACTATCCGCGCCCAGAAACTGGCTTAGGTATGGACACCTTTAAACACCACAACCGTTGGCTGAAGTCGACGGGTCTTCGGACCATGGCTTTTGTCCCTGGTGATGACAAAATGAGGGGGCCAATCCACGCTGGCTTGCCGACGGTTGAAGCCCACCGAAGCCTGCATCCTATGGCGGGAACCCTAGATTTAATCACTAATGGCCATATTGACGATGTGTATATCGGTGATCCAGCAATTTCAAGGGATGTCCTTTTTCAATTTAAAGAATATATTGAAAAAAACAAGATTTGTTTAAGGGTGGAAAGTGCAAGGGACGCGGTTGCTGAACAGGTGGAATGGATTTTAGGTGACCATACTAATCGGCAAGATGCGGCAGCTTTAGTGGTTAGGAGCCAAGAATCAAGACGACAATTAAGGCCAAATGACTCAATCAAAGCAGTGAATACTAGTGCGCGACAATTTGGCGCTATCACTGTCGATAATGAAGGCTACGGACGCTACCAGGGAGAAGTACAAATTTGTAAGGTCGATTTACTAGAAGATGAGAAAGTGAATGTGGTTGGACGGGTGACTCAGGCAGATAGAGACTTGATTGCCTTCATTGGACCAGGACAAACATTTAAATTGTTGCATAAGTAA
- the rplU gene encoding 50S ribosomal protein L21, translated as MYAIIKTGGKQIKVEAGQAIYIEKLNAEAGDKVTFDQVVFVGGDDVKVGAPLVEGATVEATVEKQGRQKKVTTFKYKAKKDSHRKQGHRQPYTKVVIDSINA; from the coding sequence ATGTACGCAATTATTAAAACTGGTGGAAAACAAATTAAAGTTGAAGCTGGACAAGCTATCTACATTGAAAAATTAAATGCAGAAGCAGGAGACAAAGTTACTTTTGATCAAGTAGTTTTTGTTGGTGGTGACGATGTTAAAGTAGGAGCACCATTAGTTGAAGGTGCGACTGTTGAAGCAACTGTTGAAAAACAAGGTCGTCAAAAGAAAGTAACTACTTTCAAATACAAAGCTAAAAAAGATTCTCACCGTAAACAAGGTCATCGTCAACCATACACTAAAGTTGTTATCGACTCAATCAATGCTTAA